The genomic stretch TTGAATAACACAGCTATGAAATTACTGCGTAAGTATGGTTTGCCTTTAAGCTCGATAAAGAAAATTACGAAGAGGACTTTAACAAAGTATTCAGTCAAAAGAGCTTTGGGGATGCTTTGGTCTAAGCAGTACTTGAGCAGAACACTCATGCTGTGGCTAACTTGGTTTGTACTTGTCTATACTTATCATGGCATATTTCTCTGGCTGCCAAGAATATTTGACCAAATTATTCAAACAAGAGAATTACTAGGTTACTTGTACTGGACACTCATCATAACATTATTCCAAATACCAGGATATTACTCGGCTACATTCCTATTAGATAAATTGGGAAGAAGAACTGTGTTAGGAATATATCTTTCTGTTGCTGGAATAGCTAGCTATATGTTTTCCATATCACAAGGATTCCAACAGATCATGATCACGATGGCGATTATCTCGTTCTTTAACTTGGGCGCATGGGCGGCTCTCTACACATATACACCGGAGTTATATGCAACAAGAATTAGAGGTACAGGTTTTGGGGCTGCAGCGAGTTTTGGTAGATTAGCTATGGTTCTTGGACCTTATTTAACAGGATACATATGGGCCGGTTGGGGCCTTTCCTTAGTATTCGTAGTCTTTGCAGCCGTACAAATTATCAACGCTTTAGTCGTAGGAGCTTTCAGAATAGAGACAAAAGGAAAAACTCTAGAAGAGATTTCAGGATAACATTGGCTATAGGGTTATTCTATACTAACTCAACCATTTTCTTATTTTTCATAAGCCTAGATACGCGAATTACTCCTCTTATTTCAAGTTTCATCAATGATCTATTGATATCTCTTGCACTTATCCAGTTGTACTTACCATCTAAATCCTTCAGAAGCTCTGCATCAGTTAGATTTCCTTTTTTAGCCAAAACTTCTATAATGGCTGTATGCAATGGAATCGGGTCCCACATCTTATTCATTTAATACCACTTCCATCATGTTACTGGAACTGCTACTTTTTCTTTAGCAACTCGCTTCATAACACTCTGATACCAAGCTAGTATATCAGGAGTTATGCTTGGTTTAATCTTGGACATCGCATCTCTAAAATCACTCAATGTCACTTCACGTGCTTTCTTATTTCTTCTTAATGCATTCATTGCAGCTTCACGGGAAACAGCTTCAATATCGGCTCCGGAATATCCTGCAGAATTCTTTGATAATTGTGATAGGTCAACATCAGCAGATAACGGCATACCTTTTGTGTGAATTTTAAAGATTTCATTCAAAGATTTAACATCTGGAGCTGGAACAAATATCAATCTATCAATTCTACCAGGTCTCAATACAGCAGGATCAACAACATCAGGTCTATTTGTAGCCCCAATCACAACAACATTTTCAAGCGATTCTATTCCATCCAGTTCTGTTAGAAGCTGACTAATTACTCTTTCAGAAACTCCAGAGTCGGAATATCCCATTCCACGTCTGGGAATTATCGCATCGAATTCATCAAAAAATATTATCGCAGGAGATGCTGTACGTGCTTTTCTGAAGACTTCTCTTATTGCTTTCTCGCTCTCTCCTACCCATTTTGAGAATATCTCAGGTCCTTTTATTGAGATGAAATTTGCCTCGCTCTCTGTAGCAACGGCTCTTGCCAATAGGGTTTTACCACAACCTGGCGGTCCATATATTAAAATTCCCTTAGGCGGTTTTATTCCCATCCTCTTAAATGCATTAGGATCTTTTAGCGGCCACTCTACTGCCTCTTTAAGCTCTCCCTTTGCCCCTTCAAGCCCACCGATATCAATCCACTTGATAGTGGGGATTTCTACGTATACCTCTCTCATGGCTGTAGGCGTTATTTCACGAAATGCTTTTGTGAAATCACCTATATTTACTTCCATGCTATCCAACATATGGGGCGGGATCTTCTCTTCTTCTAGATTTATCTCAGGAACATACCTTCTTAGGGCTTTCATAGCTGATTCACGGCATAAAGCTGCAATATCTGCTCCCGTATAGCCATGTGTTATCTCAGATAGTTTTTTCAGTTCGACATCTTTAGCTAATGGCATGTTCCTTGTGTGGATCTGGAGTGTCTCTAATCTACCTTTTTTATCAGGAACGCCTATCTCTATTTCTCTATCGAATCTACCCGGCCTTCTCAATGCGGGGTCTATCGCATTTGGCCTATTAGTAGCGCCAATTACGATAATATTTCCTCTGGTTCCAATTCCATCCATTAGAGATAATAACTGTGCTACTACTCTTCTCTCAACCTCTCCAGTAACTTCCTCACGCTTAGGGGCTATAGCATCCATCTCGTCTATGAAAACGATGCTTGGTGCTGTTTCTTGAGCTTTCTGAAATATTTCTCGAAGTCTGGCTTCAGATTCACCGTAGAATTTGGACATTATTTCAGGTCCAGAAATAACATAAAAATTAGCATCAGACTCATTCGCTACAGCTTTTGCCAATAACGTCTTACCACAACCAGGTGGTCCATATAAGAACACTCCTCGGGGCGGATCAATACCCAATTTCTGGAAAAGTTCAGGATGCCTTAGTGGGAGTTCAACCATCTCTCTTATTCTTTGTACTTGCTCATGAAGATCCCCTATGTCTTCATAAGTAACCATCGGTATGCCTTTTTTTTCTGGAGCCGGCTCACTTAAAACATTTACAGCAGTGCTCTCGATAATCTTGACAGCCCTTTTTGGCTTTGTTCTTGAGACTATCAAAGGCACTGCACTACCGAAAACTGAGAGCAGTGCCATGTCCCCTTCCATAAAAGGCATGTCCATGAATCTTCGTTTAACAAAATTGATGAATTCATCATCAACGTTTAACCTTACGTCTGTGGGAGCAAAAATAATAGCCTGGGCATCATTAACCTGTCCATTGCTAATATTGATGTACTCATTAAGAGCAACGCCTGTATTTCTCCTAATGAGACCATCCATTCTGATCGTATTCTTACCTTGATCCTCATTGTACGCAGGCCATGCTATTGCAGTAGTAGTCTTCTTTCCTCTTATCTCGATAAAATCTCCAGCGGTTATTCCAAGTTTTTTCATTGTATCATTATCAATTCTGACTTTTCCATGTCCTACATCTCTTTGCTTAGCATCTGCGACTTTTAGTTGAATTTCTCTAATTGCCAAAATTTAATTTCCTCCCAAGCATTGATGATATATAATAGATAATTTGAGAAAAAGGCTAAATTTAGAGGCTGGATTACTTAACAATCTGCTTAGTCAATTCCTTAAATGAAGTTCCATCCTTATTAACATTTGTACTTTAAAGATATTTAATTTAGCGTCTGCTATGCATAAGATTTGATCTAAACAAATAATCAATGATTAGAGCTAAAGGATATTTTTCTGATTTTTATTGGATTTTACATAGATACGCGACTAACAGAAATTGCTTGTATCTCACTAACTTCATCTATAGAAGTAAGGTTTTTCTCAACCTCTTCCATTCGACCCTCTTCTTCTGGCATTGTTATGTGAGCAATAATAACAACTAATCCGAATGCAATAGGCTCATCCTCAAATTTATAAATTGAAGCATAACTAGGCAAACTTTGCGTTATCTTCTCTTTCAGTTTATTCAAATCAGTATTTGCTTCAGAAGGAAATATCTTAATTGAAGCTATAACCTCTGCCAATTTATTTCAAAAACTCCTTTACGGTCCTTTTATTCCACATTTCGGGCATTTATAGGATCTTCCAAATAATCTGCATTTTTCACAGCGCCAGATTACTACTTCCCCACAACCTGGACAAGGGAATTTTATTGCTCGTTCACCAGGTGCGATTATCTTACCGCACCAGTTACATAAAGGCATTTTAACATTAGCAGTCTCACTCAATTTGATGCCCCTAATTTTTTTATTTTATTAATGTGATAATCAAACTAGTCAGATTTCTCTTTTTATCATCTTGACTTTAGATTTTAAGTTTAATGCAAACGTAGATTGTAGTATATAAGAATGACTGATTAAGGTTCTTTAAAAAGCGGATTGTCTTGGACATAACTTTTTCCTGTCACCAAAGCTTCTCTTGCTTTTGATAATTCAATTCCTAAATAAAATGAATGTTCGGCTTTAGAGATCAAATCTCTTTTCAATACCTCTTGATACAAGTTGAATGGATCTTTTGCTTTTAGAATAATATCTGGTTTGAAATCCTTTGATTTAAGATGGATGGCTACAATCTTTTCATTCTTTCTATCTATCATTATTTTAAAACTGCCTTTGGGATCATGAACATTTACTAAGCTATGTTTAAATTTTTCAAATTTTTCAATATCTAACTCAAACTTATCGTCGTAGAGTTCCTCGATCCTTCGTTTTTCTTTTAATCTGAGTAAGTCCAATCCTAAATCTTTAGGCGGACTTTTTCTGATTTTAGATAGGACAGCCATATCTATTGCCGTCGAGACCTCTTTAACACATCCGCGAGTTTTATCACTTGCTTCTGTAACAAGCACTATACTAGCTTTTAACTCTGTAGCTAAAGATGCAAGTAAAAGATTCGCACCTAGAGAATCACAATCTATTAACTCTGTAACATTACCTAAACCGAAAAGAATGGGAATTTTTGGCACTTTTTCAAAAAATTCATAATATCCTATTATCGAATCCATTAGACCTGGATTGAAGGGTGATTTTAGAATAGGATCCGCGATAATCTTCTTAAATCCGATTTTTTTAGCAACATCTAAGTTCTGTGTTAGTTGCTCCACTCTTTCAGAGACTTTCTCTGAGCATGCCCCACTTTTATTAACTGGAGTAACAACAACTGGAATGTTGAGTGCAAATTTCGATATATCTTCCATATTTTGTGCATTAATACTTAAGATTAGATCTATTCCTTCATTAACTGCTACTTCTATTTCATCTACGTCACTCGTATCGATGCTAATAGGAGTGTTAACTGCTTTTCTTACAATCTTTATTATTCTTTTGACTTGATTTGGATCGCTATCTTCTGATAGCATACCGATATCTATGATGTCTGCTCCTGATTGAACAAAATATTTGGCCGTTTCTAAAATCTTTGAATTTGTTAATAATGACGCATTTACTATTTCTGCAAGAATACGAGGTCCAAACTCTCTGTCTATCCAAAACTTGTTTGAATTATTTCCAATTGGAATTCCAATACCCGCTTTGATTTTATTCTTTTCTTGCTCCTTAAATTTAACAAGTTCACCTAGGATTAGCCTCTTTAATTTCTTAGTCATCAATTCACAAGCTGGAATTGTAGTGGATAATTCATCCTCACCTAAATTATTCAAGACAAACGGTAAATCAGCTGCATATTTGGGTCCTTTATATACAGGTATTTCTATCTCAGCGGTAATTATTTTTGAATCTCCAAATGCTAATCCAGGAATAATTATAAAATCAATATTTTTTAGATTCTTGGATTTTAGAGATTTGGCTATGAATTTTGTATTCATAAGTGCAGCTACTTGTATTGGCAATGATATTACTTGTGATTGTACATTGCACTTAGATACATATTCTTCTACTACTTCGTAGGCTAAAGTTCCTGTAATGATTAGCAATTTTTTTTTGGATAGGGGATTCAATTTTATTCATCTATCTCTAATTCATGTCCTTTATTATTCGCCTCTGAATAGAAGACCTCTCCTCCATTAAATTCATCTTCAAGATAGCTTCTAATCGTAGTTGAAAGTTTTCTTGCTTCTGTGACTCCTTCTACGATTCCATAAGTTGTAGGTCCAAAAGAACTTTGACCCACTCCATAAGCTCCATTATTTTTCATTAATTTTATGCATGCTTTTGTTGTTGAATGCATTAAATCACTTGTTGATTTTGCAAAACCTAATTCTTCGAGAGCTGAAATACCAGAGCCGAAATCTTCAATATCTTCTTCTAAAATCGCTGGAAGTATCTTCATTAAAATTAATCTGCACATTTCTCCCACTTCTTGAGGAGGAATGGGACACCTTTCTTCAAATATTCTTACTTCCTTTCGTCCATGCAAGCCTTTTTGAATATTTGGTATTGCAATTACAAATTTCCAATTTGTTGGAAATTTATATCGCATTAGAATCGGAGGCGGAGGTAATTTCGAAATACTAGAAGGTACAAAAATATTTTCTCTTTTTATTGTCTTGAGACTGTGGCCTCCATCTAAAATAAATCCACCAGTCTGAAATGCAGCCGTACCTATTCCAGATGTCCCTCCTCGGCCCATTATTTCGGCTAGTTGTCTTGTGCTCAATTCAATTTTATGTAATCTTGATAAAGCACTTCCAATACCTAGATAACCTTGTGTGGTAGAACCCAATCCAACATGTCTTGGTATTGTTTTCAGAATTTTTATAGTTACTTTTTCCTTCAAATTGAAATGGTTATAGAAAATTATGGCTGCTTTTTCGAATAATTCGGTTTGTTCTCCATGCACT from Candidatus Bathyarchaeota archaeon encodes the following:
- a CDS encoding MFS transporter; protein product: MSRLVDIIEKASISKFHYILLALCSLIYALAAMNVMLIGATLPSIVSEWNLDKITTGILLSAGGLGMFVGALSFGVIADIIGRKKALIITVALASIFTGLCSLAWNVTSMLILRFLAGIGLGSVLPQPGVYISEYIPTKNRGKFIGLVETSWVYGALLAILFPYVIIPLYGWRLSFLVAFIPLILIPFIVAFMPESIRYLESKGLNNTAMKLLRKYGLPLSSIKKITKRTLTKYSVKRALGMLWSKQYLSRTLMLWLTWFVLVYTYHGIFLWLPRIFDQIIQTRELLGYLYWTLIITLFQIPGYYSATFLLDKLGRRTVLGIYLSVAGIASYMFSISQGFQQIMITMAIISFFNLGAWAALYTYTPELYATRIRGTGFGAAASFGRLAMVLGPYLTGYIWAGWGLSLVFVVFAAVQIINALVVGAFRIETKGKTLEEISG
- a CDS encoding zinc finger domain-containing protein: MSETANVKMPLCNWCGKIIAPGERAIKFPCPGCGEVVIWRCEKCRLFGRSYKCPKCGIKGP
- a CDS encoding CDC48 family AAA ATPase; its protein translation is MAIREIQLKVADAKQRDVGHGKVRIDNDTMKKLGITAGDFIEIRGKKTTTAIAWPAYNEDQGKNTIRMDGLIRRNTGVALNEYINISNGQVNDAQAIIFAPTDVRLNVDDEFINFVKRRFMDMPFMEGDMALLSVFGSAVPLIVSRTKPKRAVKIIESTAVNVLSEPAPEKKGIPMVTYEDIGDLHEQVQRIREMVELPLRHPELFQKLGIDPPRGVFLYGPPGCGKTLLAKAVANESDANFYVISGPEIMSKFYGESEARLREIFQKAQETAPSIVFIDEMDAIAPKREEVTGEVERRVVAQLLSLMDGIGTRGNIIVIGATNRPNAIDPALRRPGRFDREIEIGVPDKKGRLETLQIHTRNMPLAKDVELKKLSEITHGYTGADIAALCRESAMKALRRYVPEINLEEEKIPPHMLDSMEVNIGDFTKAFREITPTAMREVYVEIPTIKWIDIGGLEGAKGELKEAVEWPLKDPNAFKRMGIKPPKGILIYGPPGCGKTLLARAVATESEANFISIKGPEIFSKWVGESEKAIREVFRKARTASPAIIFFDEFDAIIPRRGMGYSDSGVSERVISQLLTELDGIESLENVVVIGATNRPDVVDPAVLRPGRIDRLIFVPAPDVKSLNEIFKIHTKGMPLSADVDLSQLSKNSAGYSGADIEAVSREAAMNALRRNKKAREVTLSDFRDAMSKIKPSITPDILAWYQSVMKRVAKEKVAVPVT
- a CDS encoding elongation factor 1-beta, with the translated sequence MAEVIASIKIFPSEANTDLNKLKEKITQSLPSYASIYKFEDEPIAFGLVVIIAHITMPEEEGRMEEVEKNLTSIDEVSEIQAISVSRVSM
- a CDS encoding dihydropteroate synthase-like protein — its product is MNPLSKKKLLIITGTLAYEVVEEYVSKCNVQSQVISLPIQVAALMNTKFIAKSLKSKNLKNIDFIIIPGLAFGDSKIITAEIEIPVYKGPKYAADLPFVLNNLGEDELSTTIPACELMTKKLKRLILGELVKFKEQEKNKIKAGIGIPIGNNSNKFWIDREFGPRILAEIVNASLLTNSKILETAKYFVQSGADIIDIGMLSEDSDPNQVKRIIKIVRKAVNTPISIDTSDVDEIEVAVNEGIDLILSINAQNMEDISKFALNIPVVVTPVNKSGACSEKVSERVEQLTQNLDVAKKIGFKKIIADPILKSPFNPGLMDSIIGYYEFFEKVPKIPILFGLGNVTELIDCDSLGANLLLASLATELKASIVLVTEASDKTRGCVKEVSTAIDMAVLSKIRKSPPKDLGLDLLRLKEKRRIEELYDDKFELDIEKFEKFKHSLVNVHDPKGSFKIMIDRKNEKIVAIHLKSKDFKPDIILKAKDPFNLYQEVLKRDLISKAEHSFYLGIELSKAREALVTGKSYVQDNPLFKEP
- a CDS encoding beta-ribofuranosylaminobenzene 5'-phosphate synthase is translated as MRVSVKTPSRLHFSLIDMNGSLNRINGSIGLALNFPNYELEVTPSKELEVHGEQTELFEKAAIIFYNHFNLKEKVTIKILKTIPRHVGLGSTTQGYLGIGSALSRLHKIELSTRQLAEIMGRGGTSGIGTAAFQTGGFILDGGHSLKTIKRENIFVPSSISKLPPPPILMRYKFPTNWKFVIAIPNIQKGLHGRKEVRIFEERCPIPPQEVGEMCRLILMKILPAILEEDIEDFGSGISALEELGFAKSTSDLMHSTTKACIKLMKNNGAYGVGQSSFGPTTYGIVEGVTEARKLSTTIRSYLEDEFNGGEVFYSEANNKGHELEIDE